Proteins encoded by one window of Enterococcus saccharolyticus subsp. saccharolyticus:
- a CDS encoding alpha/beta hydrolase, which translates to MKIFVRIVGIIAVLAVIGLGWAANYFYNYAVVPSEKDFLDNDTPGTSKVETKEVDRWYSDENLRTRWSLESQDGLNLSAIYIPAEKNNHKTAIIAHGYMGNAETMGEYAEMYHDFGYNVLVPDARGHGQSEGDYIGFGWHERKDYLQWIDRVLAENGADETITLYGLSMGAATVMMVSGEDLPKNVVSIIEDCGYSSINAELQYQLKDLFNLPAFPLIPVTSLMTKVRAGYFFGEGDATKQLAKNTRPMLFIHGDADKFVPFSMLDTVYEATDAPKEKWVVPGAGHAKAYSKNKKLYQEKVQTFLQKYE; encoded by the coding sequence ATGAAAATTTTTGTACGCATAGTAGGTATCATTGCTGTTTTAGCGGTGATTGGATTAGGATGGGCAGCAAATTATTTTTACAATTATGCAGTCGTACCTTCAGAAAAAGACTTTTTAGATAACGATACACCAGGAACAAGTAAAGTTGAGACCAAAGAAGTGGATCGTTGGTATTCTGATGAGAATCTTCGCACAAGATGGTCGCTTGAATCTCAAGATGGGTTGAATTTATCTGCTATTTATATTCCAGCAGAAAAAAATAATCACAAAACAGCTATTATTGCACATGGTTATATGGGGAATGCTGAAACAATGGGAGAATATGCCGAAATGTATCATGATTTTGGTTACAATGTACTCGTTCCTGATGCCCGTGGTCACGGTCAAAGCGAAGGTGATTATATTGGTTTTGGGTGGCATGAAAGAAAAGACTATTTGCAGTGGATTGATCGGGTGCTAGCTGAAAATGGCGCAGATGAAACTATTACACTGTATGGTTTAAGTATGGGAGCGGCAACTGTTATGATGGTGAGCGGAGAAGACTTACCTAAAAATGTTGTTTCTATTATTGAAGATTGTGGGTATTCATCCATTAACGCAGAATTGCAGTATCAATTGAAGGATTTGTTTAATTTACCAGCTTTCCCATTGATTCCTGTGACAAGCTTAATGACCAAAGTCCGTGCTGGTTATTTCTTTGGCGAAGGAGATGCGACGAAACAATTAGCAAAAAATACACGTCCGATGTTGTTTATTCATGGTGATGCCGATAAATTTGTGCCCTTTTCAATGCTAGATACGGTTTACGAAGCGACAGATGCTCCGAAAGAAAAATGGGTTGTTCCAGGTGCGGGTCATGCGAAAGCTTATTCGAAAAATAAAAAATTATATCAAGAAAAAGTACAAACATTTTTACAAAAATATGAATGA
- the obgE gene encoding GTPase ObgE translates to MSMFLDQVTIDVKAGKGGDGMVAFRREKYVPDGGPAGGDGGRGGNVVLVVDEGLRTLMDFRFNRHFKAHPGENGMSKGMHGRGSEDLYVKVPEGTTVRDAETGALLGDLLEHGQTLVVARGGRGGRGNTRFATPRNPAPEMAENGEPGQERKIELELKVLADVGLVGFPSVGKSTLLSVISAARPKIGAYHFTTLVPNLGMVNMPDGRSFVAADLPGLIEGASQGVGLGTQFLRHIERTRVILHVIDMSGMEGRDPYEDYVAINNELASHNLRLLERPQIIVANKMDMPDAEENLKKFKAELAKEQKDEFADPIPVFAISGVTRQGLEPLLSATADLLDVTPEFPLYEEEVEEDVVQYGFVSDEPAFSIDRDPDATWVLSGEKLEKLFQMTNFDHDETVMRFARQLRGMGVDEALRARGAKDGDIVRIGEFEFEFVE, encoded by the coding sequence ATGTCCATGTTTTTAGATCAAGTAACCATTGACGTGAAAGCTGGTAAAGGCGGAGACGGAATGGTTGCATTTAGAAGAGAGAAATACGTTCCAGATGGTGGACCTGCTGGGGGCGATGGTGGTCGTGGTGGTAACGTCGTATTAGTCGTTGATGAAGGCTTACGTACGTTAATGGATTTCCGATTCAATCGTCACTTTAAAGCACATCCAGGTGAAAATGGGATGAGTAAAGGGATGCACGGTCGTGGTTCGGAAGATTTATATGTCAAAGTTCCTGAAGGGACAACTGTTCGCGATGCAGAAACCGGCGCTTTGTTAGGCGATTTGTTGGAACACGGTCAAACATTAGTCGTTGCTCGTGGTGGACGCGGTGGACGTGGAAATACACGTTTTGCAACGCCACGTAATCCAGCACCAGAAATGGCTGAAAACGGTGAGCCCGGACAAGAACGTAAAATTGAATTAGAATTGAAAGTGTTAGCAGATGTCGGTTTAGTTGGTTTTCCATCAGTTGGTAAATCAACATTACTTTCCGTTATTTCAGCAGCCCGTCCAAAAATTGGTGCGTATCATTTTACTACATTAGTTCCTAATTTAGGGATGGTCAACATGCCGGATGGTCGCAGTTTTGTAGCTGCTGATTTACCAGGGTTAATTGAAGGTGCGTCACAAGGTGTCGGTTTAGGAACCCAATTCTTACGTCATATTGAGCGAACTCGTGTTATTTTACATGTGATTGATATGAGTGGAATGGAAGGACGCGATCCTTATGAAGATTATGTCGCAATCAATAACGAATTAGCTTCTCATAATTTACGTTTATTGGAACGTCCGCAAATTATTGTCGCAAATAAAATGGATATGCCGGATGCCGAAGAGAATTTGAAAAAATTTAAAGCAGAATTGGCTAAAGAGCAAAAAGATGAGTTTGCTGATCCAATTCCAGTTTTTGCTATTTCTGGAGTCACACGTCAAGGATTAGAACCATTGTTAAGTGCAACTGCTGACTTATTAGATGTAACACCAGAATTTCCACTATACGAAGAAGAAGTTGAAGAAGATGTGGTACAATATGGGTTTGTTTCAGATGAACCAGCCTTTTCAATTGATCGCGATCCAGATGCGACTTGGGTATTGTCTGGTGAAAAACTAGAGAAACTATTCCAAATGACCAATTTCGATCATGATGAAACAGTGATGCGTTTTGCCCGTCAGTTGCGTGGAATGGGTGTCGATGAGGCATTGCGTGCACGTGGTGCTAAAGACGGCGATATTGTGCGTATTGGCGAATTTGAATTTGAATTTGTAGAATAG